One genomic region from Terriglobales bacterium encodes:
- a CDS encoding sugar MFS transporter — protein MPSTTVIASAPQTAATPQTTNYRAMAMVTTLFFMWGFLTCLNDILIPHLKSIFDLNYAEVMLVQFAFFSSYFVFSFPSGKIIDFFGYKKAMVAGLVTMGIGAFMFVPAAAAPSFPLFLAALITLAAGMTILQTSANPYVAVLGPPRTASSRLNLTQAFNSLGTTIAPWFGKLLILGAVAAPVSIEVLRSMSPDQLQAYRVSQAASVKLPYIGLALALFVLAVIIGFFKLPTIASAEAHGAVNDSVWRHPHLVLGAIGIFVYVGAEVAIGSFLVNYLNRPEIGGLTLTAAAGMLTYYWMGAMIGRFVGSALLQKIPTGGLLGFNAIVAGILVAASMLTFGHFAMWTILLVGLFNSIMFPSIFTLGVDGLGPLTGDGSALLIAAIVGGAVIPELQGILADHIGIHHAFILPLLCYIYIAYYGFRGSRHGAATAAA, from the coding sequence ATGCCTTCGACCACAGTCATCGCCTCAGCTCCGCAAACCGCCGCAACTCCACAGACCACCAACTATCGCGCGATGGCGATGGTCACGACGCTCTTCTTCATGTGGGGATTTCTCACCTGCCTGAATGACATCCTGATTCCGCATCTGAAGAGCATCTTCGATCTGAACTATGCCGAAGTGATGCTGGTGCAGTTCGCCTTCTTCTCTTCGTATTTCGTGTTCTCGTTCCCTTCGGGAAAGATCATCGACTTTTTCGGATATAAGAAGGCCATGGTGGCCGGCCTGGTGACAATGGGAATCGGAGCGTTCATGTTCGTTCCGGCAGCTGCAGCGCCGTCGTTTCCGCTATTCTTAGCGGCGTTGATTACGCTCGCCGCAGGCATGACGATCCTGCAGACGTCGGCCAATCCTTACGTTGCGGTCCTCGGCCCACCACGCACCGCCTCCAGCAGACTGAATCTTACCCAGGCATTCAATTCGCTGGGGACGACGATCGCTCCGTGGTTCGGAAAGCTCTTGATCTTGGGCGCTGTTGCCGCGCCGGTCTCAATTGAAGTGCTGCGCTCCATGTCTCCGGATCAGTTGCAGGCCTATCGGGTATCGCAGGCTGCTTCGGTGAAACTACCTTACATCGGCCTTGCCTTGGCATTGTTTGTCTTGGCCGTAATCATCGGATTTTTCAAACTGCCGACCATCGCTTCCGCTGAGGCGCATGGAGCCGTGAATGACTCAGTATGGCGACATCCGCACCTCGTGCTGGGTGCAATCGGAATTTTTGTATACGTCGGAGCTGAAGTAGCGATCGGCAGCTTTCTCGTGAACTATCTCAATCGTCCGGAAATCGGAGGCCTCACTCTCACCGCCGCGGCCGGCATGCTGACTTATTACTGGATGGGAGCAATGATTGGCCGATTCGTCGGTTCCGCACTCTTGCAAAAGATCCCGACCGGAGGATTGCTGGGGTTCAATGCCATCGTTGCGGGAATTCTAGTCGCGGCATCGATGCTCACCTTCGGCCACTTCGCGATGTGGACGATTCTGCTCGTCGGCCTGTTCAACTCGATCATGTTCCCCAGCATCTTCACGCTGGGCGTCGATGGCCTTGGTCCACTCACTGGCGACGGCTCAGCGTTGCTGATTGCAGCCATCGTCGGCGGTGCAGTCATCCCCGAGTTGCAGGGCATCCTGGCAGACCATATCGGGATCCACCACGCGTTTATTCTCCCGCTGCTCTGCTACATCTACATCGCGTATTACGGCTTCCGCGGCTCTCGGCATGGCGCGGCGACGGCTGCGGCGTAG
- the gltB gene encoding glutamate synthase large subunit, whose product MQQGLYDPRFEHDSCGVGFVARVSGTPSREIVEMGLEALARLAHRGAVAADGRSGDGAGITTSIPRSLLQRSLTDPDLQIPSDVPLAVGMVFFDSDELPAAADQLRVAIEAQELRLLCWREVPVNREALGHTALASMPVIRQALIAPQPKVSQNEFESRLHRARKQFERAGLKSYVASLSSRTIVYKALCAGGHLREFYPDLQNPEFESSFVLFHQRYATNTHPSWWLAQPFRFIAHNGEINTIDANRTWMKARETELPPDFLPLLREGASDSCHFDEAAEALLRSGRDLLHSMAMLVVPAWQAHPAFQDLACFYREHAALMEPWDGPAAMAFADGRYVGAALDRNGLRPMRYKITSDGLVIAGSEVGLFDLDADHVEVNGRLGPGQMLAVDLERHEVLDAERLKQHLFHATPETSSHVIAVEKAPAGTFETPTEQTHALFGYTREDLKLVIAPMARDGKEAVWSMGDDTPVSALARVPRSLYTFFRQRFAQVTNPPIDPLREDLMMSLRTVLGRRPRLCADDSSAPATLLELSSPVISEEELEGIRSQSVLQIAEIECVCPDSDGLAASVEQICRLAESAVKSGAELLVLSDTTASSSAPPIPIAMVVGAVHHHLINIGLRTHCDLIAECGDCWDVHHAAVLIGYGAGAVCPWLALRTCETPHKMLEGFNNGLKKIMSKLGISDVASYRGGQFFQTIGFDEELVNRCFAGTPNLRGKVGFATVEQELARRAEPLAAEAKELLQDYGYIRYRKADRADQHGWAPPAVRAMQTAVGVARKADASLTESAWSEFTRHADTLKPHNLRDLLEFAPVSERVSLNEVEPAAEIARLFVSSAMSLGSISPEAHRTLSEAMNLLGGKSNTGEGGEDPDVYHGRREANNKVKQVASGRFGVTTEYLVNAEEIEIKIAQGSKPGEGGQLPAAKVTELIARLRHAQVGMSLISPPPHHDIYSIEDLAQLIHDLKQVNPTARVGVKLVSEAGIGTVASGVAKAYADYVVVSGHAGGTGASPLSSIKHAGAPWELGLAETQQTLMRNGLRSRIRVRVDGGLRTGRDVVVAALLGAEQFAFGTAALVSLGCDMARQCHLDTCPAGIATQRPELRAKFRGKPEHVVAYFLKVAEDIRTLLGQLGLRSISEAVGRTDLLRQISTDGALDLSQLLYRSDGDLPRCMTPRNDRPSDHDAFGLELANEIVGFVRQGQHFDREFTIRNQDRSTGASIAGELVRKLGVRGLQNSEVRLGFRGSAGQSFGAFCVDGMELTLDGEANDYVGKGLCGGALILRPRGKAIDSSNENVILGNVALYGATSGRLFAAGRAGERFAVRNSGAVAVVEGVGDHGCEYMTGGCVVVLGDIGCNFAAGMTGGKAYVFDPANLTETRVNQDSVELSVPSPEQLHQVEMLVRVHALLTGSVWAQQLLASWQECSRFFRSIAPKQAGKPVWKTQPAAVLPVPEIAPPTFPQA is encoded by the coding sequence ATGCAGCAAGGCTTGTATGATCCCCGGTTTGAGCACGACTCCTGCGGCGTAGGCTTTGTCGCCCGCGTCTCCGGCACCCCCTCACGCGAGATCGTGGAGATGGGCTTGGAAGCCCTTGCACGGCTCGCGCATCGCGGTGCGGTCGCGGCCGATGGCCGCAGCGGAGATGGCGCCGGGATCACGACTTCGATTCCTCGGAGCTTACTTCAGCGTTCCCTAACCGACCCCGACCTGCAGATTCCATCCGATGTTCCCCTCGCAGTTGGAATGGTGTTCTTCGATTCTGACGAGCTGCCTGCCGCTGCCGATCAACTGCGCGTTGCCATTGAAGCCCAGGAGTTGAGGCTCCTCTGTTGGCGTGAAGTGCCGGTGAACCGAGAAGCGCTCGGACACACCGCGCTGGCCTCGATGCCTGTGATCCGCCAGGCTCTCATTGCTCCGCAGCCCAAAGTCAGTCAAAACGAGTTTGAGTCGCGTCTTCATCGCGCCCGTAAACAATTTGAACGCGCAGGACTGAAGAGCTACGTAGCTTCGCTCTCGTCGCGCACGATCGTTTATAAGGCGCTCTGCGCCGGCGGACATCTGCGCGAGTTTTACCCCGATCTGCAGAATCCCGAATTTGAAAGCTCATTTGTTCTCTTCCATCAGCGTTATGCGACGAACACGCATCCTTCCTGGTGGCTCGCGCAGCCGTTCCGATTCATCGCGCACAACGGCGAGATCAATACCATCGACGCCAACCGCACCTGGATGAAAGCGCGCGAGACCGAGCTTCCTCCTGACTTCCTGCCCCTGCTCCGTGAGGGCGCATCAGATTCCTGTCATTTCGACGAAGCTGCCGAAGCGCTCCTTCGCAGCGGACGCGATCTGCTGCACAGCATGGCGATGCTGGTCGTTCCTGCGTGGCAGGCTCATCCAGCGTTTCAGGATCTGGCGTGCTTCTACCGCGAGCATGCCGCATTGATGGAGCCTTGGGATGGCCCTGCGGCTATGGCCTTCGCGGATGGTCGCTATGTCGGCGCTGCTCTCGATCGCAACGGCCTGCGTCCGATGCGCTACAAAATCACCAGCGACGGGCTCGTAATCGCCGGTTCCGAAGTGGGACTGTTCGATCTGGATGCCGACCACGTCGAAGTCAACGGCCGTCTCGGCCCGGGACAGATGCTCGCCGTCGATCTCGAACGCCACGAAGTGCTCGATGCCGAGCGCCTGAAACAGCATCTGTTCCATGCAACTCCGGAGACAAGCTCGCACGTAATCGCCGTCGAGAAAGCTCCGGCGGGCACTTTTGAGACACCCACCGAGCAGACTCATGCGTTATTCGGCTACACGCGCGAAGATCTGAAGCTCGTAATTGCCCCCATGGCACGCGACGGGAAAGAAGCCGTGTGGTCGATGGGAGATGACACTCCCGTTTCGGCACTCGCTCGCGTCCCGCGCTCGCTCTACACGTTCTTCCGCCAGCGGTTTGCGCAGGTGACAAATCCCCCGATCGATCCGCTTCGCGAAGATCTGATGATGTCGCTTCGCACCGTCCTGGGCCGCAGACCAAGACTCTGCGCAGATGATTCGAGCGCTCCCGCAACGCTTCTCGAACTAAGCTCTCCAGTCATTAGCGAAGAGGAACTCGAAGGTATTCGTTCGCAGTCTGTGCTGCAGATCGCGGAAATCGAGTGCGTCTGTCCGGATTCAGACGGCCTCGCAGCGAGCGTAGAACAAATTTGTCGCCTGGCCGAATCAGCCGTAAAAAGCGGCGCCGAACTGCTGGTGTTGTCTGACACGACTGCAAGCTCGAGTGCGCCGCCGATTCCGATCGCGATGGTTGTCGGTGCCGTTCACCATCACCTGATCAACATCGGCCTGCGCACTCACTGCGACCTGATCGCGGAGTGCGGCGATTGTTGGGACGTTCATCACGCAGCGGTGCTCATCGGCTACGGCGCGGGGGCGGTTTGCCCGTGGCTGGCGCTGCGCACCTGCGAGACTCCGCACAAAATGCTCGAGGGCTTCAACAACGGTCTGAAGAAGATCATGTCGAAGCTCGGCATCTCCGACGTGGCCAGCTATCGGGGCGGCCAGTTCTTCCAGACCATCGGCTTCGACGAGGAACTCGTCAACCGCTGTTTCGCCGGCACACCGAATCTTCGCGGCAAAGTAGGATTCGCGACTGTTGAGCAGGAACTCGCTCGTCGTGCTGAGCCGCTGGCGGCCGAGGCTAAAGAACTGCTCCAGGACTATGGCTACATCCGTTATCGCAAGGCCGATCGCGCCGACCAGCATGGATGGGCTCCGCCTGCAGTACGCGCAATGCAAACCGCAGTCGGCGTCGCTCGCAAAGCCGATGCTTCGCTGACTGAAAGTGCGTGGAGCGAATTCACCCGCCATGCCGACACGCTCAAGCCGCACAACCTCCGAGATCTGCTTGAGTTTGCTCCCGTTTCGGAACGGGTTTCCCTCAATGAAGTCGAGCCTGCTGCCGAGATTGCCCGCCTCTTCGTGAGTAGCGCTATGTCGCTCGGCTCCATCAGCCCTGAAGCGCATCGCACGCTGTCAGAAGCCATGAATCTGCTCGGCGGCAAGTCGAATACCGGCGAAGGCGGTGAAGATCCCGATGTTTATCACGGACGCCGCGAAGCGAACAACAAGGTGAAGCAGGTTGCTTCCGGACGCTTTGGCGTCACGACCGAGTACCTGGTCAACGCGGAAGAGATCGAAATCAAGATCGCGCAAGGCTCGAAACCGGGAGAAGGTGGACAGCTCCCGGCAGCCAAGGTGACCGAGCTGATTGCGCGTCTGCGCCACGCTCAAGTAGGAATGTCGCTGATCAGCCCTCCCCCACATCACGACATCTACAGCATTGAGGACCTGGCGCAGCTTATTCACGACCTCAAGCAGGTCAATCCAACCGCTCGCGTAGGCGTGAAGCTGGTTTCCGAAGCGGGAATCGGAACGGTGGCTTCCGGCGTAGCGAAGGCCTATGCCGATTACGTGGTTGTCTCCGGACATGCCGGCGGCACTGGAGCCTCGCCGCTGAGCAGCATTAAGCACGCCGGCGCCCCGTGGGAGCTTGGCCTTGCCGAAACCCAGCAGACGTTAATGCGCAATGGACTTCGGAGCCGTATTCGCGTGCGCGTTGACGGCGGCCTACGTACCGGACGCGACGTTGTAGTCGCTGCTCTGCTCGGCGCCGAACAGTTCGCTTTTGGAACTGCAGCGCTCGTCTCGCTGGGCTGCGACATGGCTCGTCAATGTCATCTCGATACGTGCCCGGCCGGAATCGCAACGCAGCGTCCCGAACTGCGCGCAAAGTTCCGCGGCAAGCCTGAGCACGTGGTTGCTTACTTCCTGAAAGTTGCAGAAGACATTCGCACGCTGCTGGGGCAACTAGGCTTGCGTTCAATCAGCGAAGCCGTAGGACGCACCGATCTGCTTCGCCAAATCTCGACCGACGGCGCACTCGACCTCTCACAGCTGCTCTATCGCAGCGACGGCGACTTGCCACGCTGCATGACTCCGCGCAACGATCGTCCATCCGATCACGATGCTTTCGGACTGGAACTAGCGAATGAGATCGTAGGCTTCGTTCGCCAGGGACAGCACTTCGATCGCGAGTTCACGATCCGTAACCAGGATCGCTCGACCGGCGCAAGCATTGCTGGAGAACTCGTCCGCAAGCTCGGCGTTCGTGGGCTGCAGAACAGCGAAGTTCGCCTCGGCTTCCGTGGCTCAGCGGGCCAGTCGTTCGGAGCGTTCTGCGTCGATGGCATGGAATTGACGCTGGACGGCGAAGCCAATGACTACGTCGGAAAAGGTCTCTGCGGCGGCGCGCTGATTCTGCGCCCGCGCGGCAAGGCGATCGATAGCTCGAACGAGAATGTCATTTTGGGAAATGTCGCGCTCTACGGCGCGACCTCCGGACGGCTCTTCGCCGCCGGACGCGCCGGCGAACGCTTCGCCGTACGCAACTCCGGAGCAGTAGCCGTAGTTGAAGGCGTTGGCGATCACGGCTGCGAATACATGACCGGCGGATGCGTAGTTGTACTCGGCGATATCGGCTGCAACTTTGCCGCAGGAATGACCGGCGGCAAGGCTTACGTCTTCGATCCCGCAAACCTCACCGAGACCCGCGTAAATCAGGATTCGGTCGAGCTGAGTGTTCCTTCGCCTGAACAGCTACACCAGGTGGAGATGCTAGTACGTGTCCACGCCCTGCTAACCGGCAGCGTGTGGGCGCAGCAGCTTCTAGCGAGTTGGCAGGAATGCAGCCGCTTCTTCCGCTCCATAGCTCCGAAGCAGGCTGGCAAGCCTGTCTGGAAGACTCAGCCAGCGGCGGTACTGCCGGTTCCCGAAATTGCACCCCCCACATTCCCGCAGGCTTAA